The Oryzias melastigma strain HK-1 linkage group LG6, ASM292280v2, whole genome shotgun sequence genome includes a window with the following:
- the LOC112141138 gene encoding fibroblast growth factor receptor substrate 2: MGGCLSCPEKESIPDNHQSKFKVINVDDDGNELGSGVMELTDAELVLHTHRRDDVRWPYLCLRRYGYDSNLFSFESGRRCQTGQGIFAFKCSRAEEIFNMLQEVMHSHSISVVEEAVLEPSPQALTSAALGYSVPTVPNGVGRLPSVGEASSHPSTRHPSVASTRLPSVGEESTHPLLVADEGVHTYVNTTGLLDEQPSPLTLTTPLESPTSPQSQCPPTPPPPPRTRTETSEALPPQEPQVLLEPQGVRFVLGPTPVQRQLMEQERRRQESKEAEEPRETEGPAEAEPAPPHSNGSTSSAVVASRRHRPPPLTPDLQNVNNSAQRRTALLDYENLPALPPVWETRKPSAEEEEEHAALKTPSLNGYNHHPPHSLLHHSYSHPLSATFEPSHNYVNTENVTAPLSAHRPETARRRSDGPTIFNFDFRRPPLPGHLEPPKTLNYIEVEMESSGNRGASDGSNPHTPRTPTSPLPPTTPTRRTEQYTLIDIERTAAMSSLQKARPRDDGTSRKTRHNSTELPTKSTA, encoded by the exons ATGGGTGGCTGCTTAAGCTGTCCAGAGAAAGAGTCGATTCCAGATAATCATCAGAGTAAATTCAAG GTGATCAACGTAGACGATGATGGGAACGAGCTGGGATCAGGCGTGATGGAGCTGACCGACGCTGAGCTCGTCCTCCACACCCATCGCCGTGATGACGTGAGGTGGCCTTACCTGTGCCTTCGTAGATACGGCTATGACTCCAACCTGTTCTCCTTTGAGAGCGGACGCCGCTGCCAGACTGGCCAAG GGATCTTTGCCTTCAAATGTTCTCGAGCTGAGGAGATCTTCAACATGCTGCAGGAGGTGATGCACAGTCACAGCATCAGTGTGGTGGAGGAGGCCGTGCTGGAGCCCAGCCCCCAGGCTCTCACTTCTGCAG CACTGGGTTACTCTGTGCCCACCGTACCCAACGGGGTAGGCAGGCTGCCCTCTGTGGGGGAGGCCTCATCCCACCCCTCCACCCGCCACCCATCGGTGGCCAGCACCCGCCTGCCATCTGTGGGGGAGGAGTCCACCCACCCACTGCTGGTTGCTGATGAAGGG gtgcACACGTACGTGAACACCACGGGGCTCTTGGACGAACAGCCCAGCCCCCTCACCCTCACCACCCCCCTGGAGAGCCCCACCTCCCCACAGTCGCAGTGTCCTCCCACACCCCCCCCTCCACCCAGGACTCGCACAGAGACGTCGGAGGCGCTCCCCCCGCAGGAGCCCCAGGTGCTCCTGGAGCCTCAGGGGGTGCGCTTTGTGTTGGGCCCCACCCCCGTTCAGAGGCAGCTGATGGAGCAGGAGAGGAGGCGGCAGGAGTCGAAGGAGGCCGAGGAGCCCCGAGAGACTGAGGGACCCGCGGAGGCGGAGCCTGCTCCACCACACTCCAACGGCTCCACCTCCAGTGCGGTGGTGGCTTCCCGCCGCCATCGCCCGCCCCCCCTCACCCCTGACCTGCAGAATGTCAACAACTCCGCCCAGCGGCGCACCGCCCTGCTGGACTACGAGAACCTGCCGGCACTGCCGCCCGTCTGGGAGACGAGGAAACCAAGcgcggaggaagaggaggagcacgCCGCGCTTAAGACGCCGTCACTCAACGGTTACAACCACCACCCCCCCCACAGCCTGCTGCATCACTCCTATTCCCACCCGCTGTCCGCCACTTTTGAGCCTTCGCACAACTACGTCAACACGGAGAACGTGACGGCTCCCCTCAGCGCGCACCGCCCCGAAACGGCCCGCCGCCGCTCTGATGGACCCACCATCTTTAACTTCGACTTCCGCCGGCCGCCGCTGCCAGGCCACCTGGAGCCCCCCAAGACCTTAAACTACATCGAGGTGGAGATGGAAAGCAGCGGGAACAGAGGCGCCTCAGATGGCAGCAACCCCCATACGCCCCGCACCCCCACCTCCCCGCTGCCCCCCACCACGCCCACACGCCGCACTGAGCAGTACACCCTGATTGACATCGAGCGCACTGCCGCCATGTCTAGCCTGCAGAAGGCGCGGCCACGCGACGACGGAACGTCGCGCAAGACCAGGCACAACAGCACAGAACTGCCCACCAAGAGCACGGCGTGA